One Aegilops tauschii subsp. strangulata cultivar AL8/78 chromosome 2, Aet v6.0, whole genome shotgun sequence genomic window, ACCTTACAGTTGGCCCTAAATATTGCAGCTTTTGAAGCCGCAGCATTGGCCACATTCACTAATGATGAAGGTGGTACAAGAAGTCCTGAATATTGCACCAAATCCTGAAGAGAAGATACAAGTCCTAGTCTTCGGGGCAGACTTTTGTTTCCTTCAGCTCCACATGCATCAGTTTCTTCCTTGAGAATTGCAGCAATTGCTAGTGGAATAAGAGCTAATAGCATGCATAATCTTGTGTCTAGATGAGGAATTGGACCCTCTAGAGGTTCTCTAGCCTAGCAACGACATTAGCGTGTGAGGAGGCCACAAAAGAAGTAAGTCATATGATTTCACCCATGATAATACATCAAAGGAAATGTTTATTACCCGCTGTACAAGACGAAGGGCGGAAATCCAAAGAGCTTTAAAAGTTTCCTGCCAACTTGCCTCATTAATTGCTTGGGCTGTCTTGGACATTTCTGAATCAAGGCAAATATGGTATTAGTCGATGAAAACCATGCCACACCTATAATAAAATTGGAAGATCTAAACATTATGATCAAAATTCACACTGTCGGTTACTATATCAAGACGACAGAACAGATATGTAAAAAGCTCTTCAGACACTAACAGTCTAACACAGATAAAAAGGTGAAATAATTCAAGTCAATATAAGCTGATCGTGTGGGAGTACCTTTTATAATCTCGATAGCAGATATACCGCCTAGATGCCTCCCATCCATTGCATTCTCCATGTAAATATCAAATATAATCCAACAGGCAGCTCTCCCAGCTCCTGTAAGTTGGCCCAGCATGGAATTGCTGGATCTCAAGTTACCAAGAACACCCACAAGCCGTTTGTTGTTTGGTTGGTAATCTAGATTGCTCACTCTCCAGATATACATCACCAGATCATCAATTTTATGGCTAGTAGGCAATAATCTCTCGAGTGCCATCTTGTGAGCTTCAATCAGTGTCAGCCTCTGGCTCAGAACACTGAATTTGTCAGGCCTAACCTAGAAAATTGTCTAATTAGCACAAAGTTGCCATTTGTAATGTTGATTCTTAGGTCAACCAAAGAATAAATGGACTGACAAGTTGTTTTTCTAATAGTTGTTAGGCAAGGTGATGTGAATTTATATATAAGAAAATTCGTACATTCTTAACACATAATAATGGAGCATGTTTACAACAAcgacaacaacaaagcctttcagtcccaaacaagttggggtaggctagagttGCAGCCCATAAGATCTCGAAACCTAGTCATAGTTCTGGCACGTGGATAGCTAACGTCCATGCACCCCTGCCCATGGCTAGTTCTTTAGAGCATGTTCACAAATTGAAAATAAAAAGGGAATAGCTAATGGAGCAGTAAGTTAACATTAGAGTAGTCACTATCTGTGCAAAGTGGAAAAGTAGTCAGAACAACCTACAGAAATGCAGCTTTACCTTGACATCATTAATATGGTTAATTATAATACTTGTGCCTACTCCGTTTGTTATATTTGATTGTAAAAAAGACCTAATTGTTCCCTTATCCTCACATGGTAACCCAACAAGGTAACAGGTGCCAAAATATGATGATTGGCTGCAGGCAAAACTGAATGCCCATGGGTATGAATATCTACAAAGTTGACATGTTAATAAGTTTGTTCAAGACGTACATGTTAAGGCATATCAAGCGCAGAAATGCCTGAATCTTCGTATCAGCGGCCATGATATGCAACACTTCCAAAGCCATGACGATGTTCCTTCGACGCAACTGTTCACGCTGCTCATTTTGCTTCACAGCGGAGACCCCCTTGACATCCATGTCCATGGGCTGTGGCCCTTCAATGGGATATACACTCTCCTGGTCCTGCGTCATTCCAGATGAAATACCGCAATCCTCCAGCACGGAGTCGATCAGTTTGGTGATAACAATCAACACAAACAGGATGACAACATGCCCAAAGTCCGTTCCAGAAACCCCGTAGCTTTTGGACAGTTGCAGAGCAGCGTCGATGGATTTCGTTATCCTGGGAGCCAAAGTAACCATGTATGAGCAACTGAGCAGCAGCTAGCAAGCAGCATACATACAGATCACTGATAGCAGAAATCTGAACCGGGCTTCCCGTTCAAACATTGCATAGCTGAACCCTTACTTGTCACGATTAGACCCGGCCAGGAGAGACAGCGAGGAGGACGTGACGTTGCCCTTCAGCAGCTCCAGGTACAGCCGGTACGCCTCCGGCTGCGCCCGCCGCTGCGGCAGAACCCTGCAAAAACCACCGCCAGAGAGTCACTCTCGCGTATCCTTCCAAACGGCGGGAAAACCGGGCGGGCACTGGCGCGGACCTGGCGGTGAGGAGCGCGAGGACGTGGAGCGGGCAGAGGAGGCGGGACGACATGGCCTGGTCGAGCAGCTTCCAGAGCGAGGGCGAGTTGTGCGCGAAGCAGAGGTTGGAGACGAGGATCCCGGCGAGGTCCGCGCTGGGGACCCCGGCCCCGGGCTCCCCGGCGACGAGGCGGGAGATCTCCACCGCGCGCAGCAGCGGCGGGTCCCCGCGCGCCTCCGACGCCTTGACCGCCGCCATCACCCTCCGCTCCAGCGGCTCGCCCCCGACCCCGCCCCCCGCGGCGGGCGCGGCCGCCAGGGCCGGCGCCTCCGCCGCCCCCATTCGCCCGCAGGCGGCGTCGCCGAGGGTTTGGGTTTGGGATTTCGCGTCTCGATTTCgccttccctctctctcctcgtGACTCGTGAGTCTTTGGATGGATCCTTGTGGATGGAAGGGGGGAAGAAGGTGGTTTATGAGGCGGGGGACAGGGCGGGGGGGATCTGAGCCGTCGGATGGTTCTGTTTTGGCGTGGGGCCGTCGGATCTCCGTCCCGTCGCCCTCGGTCGCAGTCGTACCGTGCGAGACGGGATTGACTTCCCGACGGAATGACGTGTGCGCAAGCAAGCGCCTGGCCAATCGCGGGCCCAGGCGATGGGACGAATTGCCCATTgtgtcttctttttctttttatggTAAAAAAAATGAAGACCCCCAATTCTTAGGAGAAGAAAATTTAGGCATAAACGCGCATGGCGTCAGTGTCGGCACACCGCACACGGCCTGACCGTTATGGGGTGGTGACTGTATCAGGTGTATGCTAACAGGTCGATTGTCATGGTGCTCCGCTTGCTTCTTCCTTGCGTCCACCTCTGGATTTTTTCCTCTTTGAAAACAGTGTTCACAAATCATGGCGTCGTGTGAAGGACGCTCGACATCATCGTGCTAGTCAAAGTCTTTCTTGCGAAGGAGCTATCATGTGGGTTTTTGATAAGACGACTTCATCGATTTTTCTGTTGAAGAAACTACAATACATGGGAAACACGGAATGTAGATGCAAGCCCCCTCCCTGTCTGGCAAGGACAAAAGCGTAGATAGAATCATTTGAGCGACGCCTTCGACCCGTCCTTCGAACCACAAAAGCTCATCCATGCATTATGTTGGGGGACATATATCCGATCTCGATCGTCACCCTGGCAATGCACTTTTCTACTGAAAATCATCAACAATCGTTAATGTTggaagggagagagggatttGATGGAATagttgttgtattgcttgagcctcgtgggtaGAGATGGCAATGGGTACCCATTACCCGTTTGCCCTGCGGGTAAAGACCCTATTAGGGTAAGGGtatgggacaaaaatttacccAGGGGTATTTAAATGAGAAAATATCATACCCATCGGGTAGAGAGGGTACGGGTATGGGATCGTATAACCCATGCCCGCGTACCCATGTACCCATCTAAAATGTTGACAATTGGGTTTCCTTTAATATCCTAATGTATTGATTTTCCCCTCCTCATCGCGCTAGGTAAAAACTCTAATGTGCAGTCAAATTATCCCTATAATTTATCATAATTTTATGAACTTAAAGTGTATGCCTATGTGTTGTTATTTATGATTATGTGTTTTTGTTTAACATTTTTATGTGTCGCTTTATAGGGAAAAAAATTGTTTATGAGAATGTGTTGTTGTTTCAATATGTTGTTTAAAATGTGTTGTTGTTAATAATTTATAATTATATGTTGCTTTTTACAACTATTTTCTACTCAATTGATGTGTTGTAAACGCGGGTATTTTTACCCGCGGGTACCCATATACCCTGTCGGGTGACGGGTATGGGAAAAAATTGTACCCTTGACGGGTATGGGTATGAGTGATAAGTAAGTTCAGGGTGGACGGGTAAGGATATGGGGTGGCTCCACCCGTACCCATACTCTGCGGGTGCCATCCTACTCGTGGGcgtatatataggagtacatgatctacttggagtacaagacaagtcaggacaaatcctagtctatctTATGTTTCCTAATGACTCAATATACTCAACAGTTAAACCTTAAACCCCGAGGTAATCAACGACATGAATAAGCTTCTGAGACCACCATCTTGAATCTCAACTCCTTCCTCCAGCTTTAATCATTTCGATTTGGTATGCAACCATATCAATGTGTTTTGTGTGTTCTCTTTGGACGCCTCTCTTGTAATTTCACATGCTGGAACAAAGGCCACAACAGGCGTAAGATTGAAGGTGGCAAGAGTGCCTAAGTTGATATAGTTGATCCAGTTGTCATGAGGAACAAGAGTACTTAAGTTCCCGGTTGTTGATCTATCCACATACCAATATTTGGTCAACATGTAATTTTGACCTTTGTGCATGTTAAGACATTGGGCGAGTCTAATGACAGTATGACACATGGTAATGCCCTATAATCCTGGAGGGGCTATGTGTATAATCAAATGAGCTTTCACTGCTGCGTCAAGAACATTTTTAACCAGGTATGGACCAATGGCAGGTCGATTGTTCCCATTCAAGCATATCTTGTTCAAAGTCGGGATGGCATAATTCCATTATCTTATCGCTCCCTTCATCTATCACATCACCTAGGATGCAATACTTTTGACTCATGCCGTGTGGGCATAATCAACAATCATGGATGGAAGATCTTACCTCCCGATGCTATATGGTATCGATGTGTTTGAGAGTGAATGCATATCAGTGGTTTTCCTACTAGTGTCCCAACTCGCTATTGTTCCTTTCCATCTTCCTTGAGCTTTGTGGTGTGTAAGAACTGGGTATATTTCCGTTGAGCAATTAGTGGGAAAGGGGTAAAGCTTGGTTGGAATATGGCATGTGATGAGATAGAAATGCTTGGCACCAATTGGGGCTCTTTTAGTGAATAACCAACCGTGCCATTTTTTTGTTAGTATGGCGAAATCCTAGGATTTGCATCGATGGTTAGTCAATTCTATTTTTCGTCAATATTAGCCAAAATATGATTGTTAAAATCTTAATTAAAACACAAGCAAGCCTATGGAATCATCCGAACTCAAAATAAGCACAAGGGTAACTCTTGACTTTTGAATAGGCTGTAAAGAAAAGCAAAACCACTAATTCTATCTTGGGTTACTCCGCTAGTGTCGACAGTGGAATTGGGTGAGGTTACTCAACCATTTTGCGGTAGTACCAGGCTATGGTCTCATTTTCTCTCCTTGGGGGTCTATATGATGCGATATATCGCTCTATGTGTGTTCATGTTCCCTCGTTGTTGTTGTGGCGTTCTCTTCACCGTTGTTCCGAACGCGGCGTAAATTTAGTCCAAAAAATGGTTCGACTCCAATACTTTTTATCTACATAAGGCTTTTACCATGAAGACTTCTTCTTCGGGGCGTTGGTATAGCTGGACCTTAGCATGTCCTTTTTCTAACTACATGATACAATGTTAGGCCGATTCCTACGATGAAGGGAGTGGGGGAGGGCTGCCCTTGGGTCGTGCTAGTGATCGGGCTATGTAAGAATCGAGTCCTATTTTGCTAATTTCCTGAAATATCTTCTATCGTCGGAGGGCAGAAGCTACAAACCGGGTTGTAATTTATTATTTCCTCGAATATCCTGTATCAGGTCATCACTCAGTCGTGCGGTCTTattttctcatcattttttttgaacttctACTGGACCTGATAAATGTCCAAGAGCGACCTGAGCGTAGCCAAATGGTTAGGTTTCTTGTGGTTAAACCAGCCCACCCAATCCTAAACTTGGCACTTGTGCACACATCTTTTTggatttattttagttttttcgTCAATGTTTGTTTAGAGGAGACGTTTCTGTCAACTAAGAGGCGCATGTGCTAACTTTGTCAATCTTAAGATGTGTGTCGGCCCGGTAATTTGAAGGTGCTCTTAGTAGGGTGTGTGTACGTACGTCCATAGGGCGAGTGTACGTGCGTATATGATTATACTAtatgttaaaaaaatgttcatgacaAAAGTTTACAGCACCACATGATTAGACACACAAAACATAATGCTCAACGGCCCTGTAATCTGAACCTTGGGGATCGTATGTATGAAACCTATAAATTAATCTTGCAATCCCTTCTCTTCTCCATTTTCTTGGAGCTTGAGAGGTTGCATTGCATCTGACCATATCGTGGACGAACATCAATAAGAAAGATAAGAAAGGGCTGTTCTTCATCATCAAGCTTACTATACATAAACGGTGAGCCGATGCATGCATGGCTTGTCTGTAATTGTAAAAACCCGAAGATCGATCGTGCGAAGACGTACGCGCGCGTGAGATCAGATCAGACGTTGATCCCTTGCATCATGATCTTGAACTCGCCGAAGTCGATGCGGCCGTCGCTGTCGCGGTCGACGTTGCAGATCATCTCCCGGACGTTGGCCAGGCTGCTGGCCTCGGGCATGCCCAGCTTCTTGAGCACCTCCTGCAGCTCCGACGCCGAGATGAAGCCGTCGCCGTCGACGTCGAACACCTTGAAGGCCTCCCGCATCTCCTCCTCGTCctgcccgccggcgccgccctcctcGGCGTCGTCGGCGAGGGCGCCGAAGAGCGCGTCGccgagcgcgcggtggaggcccTCGAAGTCCTCGAAGTGGAGCCCGGAGGCGCCGGGCGGCACGTGCGCGCCCACGGTGGCGGCCAGGCTGGCGCGGTCCGCCTCCAGCCCGAGCGCGTCCAGCGCCTGCGCCAGCTCGTCCACCGTGATCTCGCCGTCGCCGTTGCGGTCGAACATGTCGAACACGCGCCGCAGCCGCACCGCGTTCAGGCTGCCGTTGCGCAGGCGgaacgacggcgacggcgagcccTTGGACAGGGCCTTGGCCGCGCCCTGGCTCTGCTGATGCTCGCCGGCCATTTGCCTTGCTTATTTTCGGACGGTGTGGGGAGGAGGACCGCGCCGAGACTCTCGCAGCTTTATAGGACGGGGGGTGGAAGGAGGAGCGGGGCCGCGTCGGGTCCCCGGCGGAGGCGGAGGGCTGGCTTGGCGTCCTTCCTTTTTCTCTGCCGCGAAATCCATCGCCTACCATACTATTTCCATGGAAACAACCCGATCACGGTGGACGTGTTGGATCTGTCGCAGGGGAAGCAAAACACGCTGGGAATCGATCGGTCGAGTTAGGTATGTTGCCCCTAACCTGAGGAGCCATCCCGCGTGGAGTAGGCAGCACACTTTCGCACCGGCCTCGGGCTGGCTTTGCTCTCTTCGTTTGTGAACCTCTGGTACCGTGCAAGCTCGCATTCATACCTTGTGTCTGCCGGCAGAATATCATGTCGAAACCAACATTTGATGGAAACAGATAAAAACCACTTGAAAACGATGTTTTGAAGTTTtagaaaaaactaaaaaaaaacgGAATGTTAAGAGAGTGATGTTCTGGTTCACTGATTGTTTCCAATGTCTGCCTCACTGACTGTTTCATGTGTCTTCTCGTTTCATATCAAATATTCCCTCTTTCTGATTTTAGAGGTCTATGTGTCAGCTAGATCCATAGTTCGACAAATATAATGCAAATCAAGTTGAATGTCATAAAGGTTATGTCAACCTAACGAATGCGCGTTTTAAGGATgggaatgggccggcccactccGGCAGGGACCTGCTACTGCTACTCATCGCCCCCTCTGCTTTGTTCGGGGATATGAAGTCGGCCAAATGGTATAATGGACGCTGGCCTCATGTCCCTATTCTCCTCCATCTCCAAAAGGTATATAAATTTTCTCTCAAGTCAAACAATGTAATGTTTGCCAAAGTTTGTACAAAAAAATCAACAACTATGATACCAAATTACAATCATTAAATATATAGTAAAATACATTTTTATATTGTATCCATTTAGTGTTGTAGTTGACGCTAGTTTCCCCTGCAAATTTGGTCAATTTTGCATTGTTTGATATGAGAAAAAAAGTTATATACCCTTCTTTGGAGGCGGAGTAGGTACTTTAACAATAGACTTGCACACAATATAGAGTAGTAACACAATGCAATCTTTTTAAAACAGCAGCATTCAGCAATGATAGTTGTTAGCATGTTCGATGTCTAGGGTTTATTTGttcatagaaaaacaaggcatgtaTGCAACCTCATTTCTATTTCTATCATGAAAACGTTAGCATCACAAGTTCACATATTTCTAACTATAGAACAAGGCAATCTTGTGTCAATACTTTGAAATGTTCCTAACAACCCTTGCAAAGGCATATGCTAACATACTATAGCCTCAGGCAACCAAATTTGGGTTGGCCCGTTGGTCCAATGGGCTTGGTGGTGGCCTGCTCTCCTGGCTCAGTTTTCATACGAAGCCGACCCAGAAGACCCATTGACAAAGAAATATTGGGTTGGACCAATGTGCCAATTGGTAACATGGGTCTATGGTTCTTCAGGGTCGACTTCGTATGATGGGAGTGACATGTTGGGAAATTTGCATCGATGCATATACCTTGGGGTTGTTAAACACATAACCACATACCTGTATTTTTTTCCAGTACTACTTAAACTTCATGGATAATAATTGAAAGTGCATCTAGATCCCTAAGTAAGTTTTGGTATTGATGAGAACAATTTAAAGGACTAATGTGACCGCTAAGTGTAGGAGCAGGGTTTAGTCCATTGGCGAAGGTTGTCGATGATCGAGGATCCAACCGGCCACCAAAAAAGTGAAATGGCTCAAGACGATTCCATACGAGCTTATGTATAGAAGTATTTAGAGGGAATACTACATGGGTAGCAAGGTGCGTTCTCGAGTCAATCTATGCGGAATATCCTTGAAAGAAACTGAAACAAAAATCCCAAAAATGTTTGATCAGACTGGGCCGTTGAAGGCGAAGTTAGTGAAGATGACGATGGTATCGATGAAGATGAAAAAGATTGTGATGAAGATCATACTGTATATGTGATCTAGCATCGTGAGGTCTCCACAACCATTGCAGTTGTTGAGAGTGCTTCATAATGTAGCTAGCAACAATACGATAGTCATACATAGATTCGTTTGATAGTGGGACATAACCTCAAGTTATCAGATGTGGACACGTGACACCAATCTTGATCTGGTTCGGGTCCCCTGATGCGGGTTGTATGATACTCTTTTTCTTGCTAGTTACAAGATTAAAAGCAAAAATATAGTGATAGGGAAAATGGCAAGAAAGTAAAAGAGCAAATTGTAGGAGCTTTTGTATTAATGGAGAATAGAACCGGGGACATAGGTTCACTAGTGGCATCTCTCTCGAAACTAGGTAGTGGCATGGTAACAGATTATCGTTGGGAAATTGACAGAAGAGCGACATTTCATAACTGTGATTATTCATGTCATAATCTAACATAATCATTACGTTCATGATAAGTAGACAGTTAAACTTACTGtgtctactattattactccacccCAAGACCGCTATCCAACATCCATCTCAAAATATTAAGTTTACATGAAACAGAGTAACATaataagcaagatgacataataTAGACAGAAAGAAACCTAGCAATAAGATTAatccccatcattttatccttagtagcaagaatacaatacgtgccttcaTCCTTTTTGTCACTGGACAAGatcatcgcaagattgaacccactactaTGCACCACTCCCTCTGAAGAAAAAATCATCTGTCTTGGCCAGAGAAGACTCATAGATCGGAAAGCATACATAGCTATAAAATTACAGAACAAAAACTTCGATATATTCAAATAATTTCAATGGACAAtatgatcataaatccacaattcatcggatcccaacaaacacaccacaagaATTACATCAGATTGATCTCAGGGGAGATTATTGTATTGAGGATCAAAAGGAGACAGAGAAAAAGCCATCTACCTACTACTATGGACCCGCAAGTCCTAatggaactactcacacatcatcatggaGGTAGCAAGGTTGATGAATACGGTCTCCCCAATGGCTTCCCCCTCTAATGGAGTGCCGGAATAGGGCTCCTGCTGGGATTGCTTCAGAATAGAGGCTTGCAGTGGCGATAAGGGTTTTTCGAGTTCGCTTATGAGGGTTACataatatttgggaatttatagccCTACAATTAGGTCAAATGGAGCCACAGGAGCCTGATGAGTGGACTTTATGCATACTTTTTAGAGTATATTCTAGTGCCAAAATCCCGCATATCATATCCATCTAGCTCTTATTCATGTCCCCAATGCATAGTTttcgatgtttacttgttttacGAAGTTCATTGCACACTTTTTATCTTTATTTAGTTTTTATATCCTTCTTGTTGCCTTTGTAGGTGTGTTGACATGTTCATGGACCTGCGACATCAAAAGAACCAAGTTGGGGGTTAAACTGGAGAAGTTCCAGGCACCAGATCAAGGCCCTTTGGAGATTTTGATGATTTGACATTTATCAAAGTGTCAAAAATGAATATCCAAGGACTTTGATGCATCGGGCTTTCGCTAGCAATCCAAAGAGCCcaagaacgtcaaaatcggagtTCGTATGAAGAAATGGTGACCAAAATATGAAACAGCTCCTGAAGTCCAGAGAGAATGAAGGCCTTCCAGATGAGCATAGTCGCTCGTATGAGCTCTAGTTAGCCACCCAAATTGGCCAAAACTTTCGAGATTTTGCTCCGATTTCACCCCCGTTTTCCCCTATGATATCCTTGACGACTAAGGCTTGTATTAGACGTGGATTTGGCTCCCctaaagcccttggatgaagggAAGGAGGCTACATCAACGTAGGAGACATGAGGAGGCCTCCTATAAGAAGACCTCCAACCCTAGTCGCCGCATCAAGCCATGTCCATCCTCCACAAGTCTCATGTACAGACACCACACCTCCATTCTAGCAACTCCACAATAGAGAGAAGGGACAAGCCAAGAAAGAAGGAAGGGAGGAGGCACCTCCACGCTGGCGCCAGCCGGAGGACTGGCGCCATCTTCATCGCCGCCGCCATGCCTCTCTCCATCTCCAGCTCCATGTTGGCTTGTAACTTGTCCCTAAACTCTAAGTCCTACATCACCATGTTTGAGTAATCTACTATATCTAAATAgttagcccccactactaggaattctctagcttctccttgagccacatcaccCAAAATAATTTAGCCCTTGGATATACTAGATCAATCAACAATATCCGTCGGATCAACATACTAAGAGCTACTGCAGCTACCACATGTAGTAACTGCTGCAAGCATGCAAATGCATGCAGTAACTCCCGCCTATAAATATTTTACTCAAGGAAAAAATGCagacgcatgcatgcatgcagctcATAGCCTCATACTGAGTGCTCCATATGAAAGAAAAGTCAGTCGTGCACGcatattttattttgtttggTCTAACTTTGAATTATAGATAGAAATGTCTATTTACTTATTTATTTGTAAAAAAAATATCTTACTTCAGGAGAAGCTATAAAGACAGTAGCTAAATGGTTAATTCAATGCAGTTTTTATTTCATACAAAATCCCGCCGCAACGCGCGGGGCATCGTCTAGTATAATTAGTTCTTGGGGGAATAAGATGAACTCTAGTTTGTGCTAGTACTGATTGTCTTTTGTGATATGATATCCTCTTTACATGTTTATGTTAGTAGTCTTCTTGATGTTGGGTGAAATCGACCATCCAACATATGTCAATTTTGGACGAAAGGTTACTACTGTTGGCGAACCGGCTGGTTGCGGAGGTGGGTGCGTCAGTGCGTGACATGCCCTATCTCCCTTCATCTCGAATCGTTGCGGCACGGGTAAATGGAGACCACTTATAGGATGCGTTCACGGGGACTCTTTTCCCCTTAATCACCGTTTGATAACCAGAGTGGGGAAGAACGATGGTGGTGTATGTGATACGAGGTTGCCACTTGTATGCATGTATTCATACCGGCTCCGCCCATAAAGAGAAACATGTTAAGTGGCTTAGTATTCATAGAACGCATGGGTAGTGATGACTCCGAACACCTCGAGAAACGCCCTTATTACTCATGGGCTGCCCCTTTATTTTTATCTGctgttttatttatgtttttacCTCCGTGTAGTTGTTTAGATAAAATCACCCTTATTATCTTTTCCGTTAGCAACGACGAATAGACTATTTCCAGATAATACTCCGGTGTGAACGTAGCCACGTAAGTGACGATGTAGCTGTGCGGTTGGTAGTTACATGTGCAACACCGCTCCTTGTGGGATCGACGTACTCTACTTACCGCGAATTGCAATAGCCCTGTGCCCTTGCAAGTCATCGTCAGGCTTTTTCTGGCGCTGCTATCGGGGAGCAAAAGCGCTCGGTTATTACCTTCCCGCTCACACATAGTTTATTAGTTGTTACTTATATCAAAAAAAGGTCTAAACATGTCTTTGAGATGTCTGTCCAAGAACATATGGAACTTGCGAGGATATCAGCTATCTTGATAGTTTAATTAacgcatctatatacttggtaaagggtggaaggctcggccttttgcctagtgttttgttccactcttgccgccctggTTTTCGTGATACCGGTGTCATGTTCCTTGATGAGCGCTACTAACACATTTGGGGTTTTATGGGGACCCCCTTGATAATTCGTATTGAATAAAACTCTTCTAGCAAGACCCAACATTGGTGCTAACATTTGCCTAGCTAAACAAAATGCATAGGGAGTAGCTAACCCGCGGATTCTTAATCAACAAATCGGGCCATTGCTCCACATTAGTGTTGGTCCAAAACgggcagactgcggggccaccattgggcaactcgaggattggttttagtcgTAGGCTGGCCCATCCGACCGTGTCCTGAGAATGAGATACGCGCGGCTCCTATCGGGGTTGTCGACGCGCTgggaggtcttgctggttttgttttatcATTGTCCAAATGTCTTGTGCACCAGGATTCCGACAATGCTTCGGGCTATCCCAATGTTGAGGTCTTCCAAAGCAGCTTGTGATAGTTTGTGATGGACTAGTTGGAGCACCCCTGAAGGGTTAAATCTTTCAGaaagccgtgtcctcggttatgtgGCGACTCGGGAATTTATAATATCGGCTtatagagaacttgacactaaatctaattaaaatacatcaactgtgtgtgtaacCGTGATCGTATCTTTTGAGGGAGTTCCGGAAAAGAACACGGTGGGATTATGAATGACTCGTaggtaggtgttcaggatcacttcttgatcatacTAGTTTGCGTCCAATTATGCGTATTTTACTCTTCTTATTCTTGTACTCGTAATGCTAGCCACATACAAATGCTCAATGCTTGTT contains:
- the LOC109746390 gene encoding probable calcium-binding protein CML24, with protein sequence MAGEHQQSQGAAKALSKGSPSPSFRLRNGSLNAVRLRRVFDMFDRNGDGEITVDELAQALDALGLEADRASLAATVGAHVPPGASGLHFEDFEGLHRALGDALFGALADDAEEGGAGGQDEEEMREAFKVFDVDGDGFISASELQEVLKKLGMPEASSLANVREMICNVDRDSDGRIDFGEFKIMMQGINV